A single window of Pseudomonas lutea DNA harbors:
- the galE gene encoding UDP-glucose 4-epimerase GalE, whose translation MILITGGAGYIGAHVALELMQQGDDVLILDNLCNSYRSTLDRIAALSGRRPGFIQGDVRNRGLLDPVFADYPIDAVVHCAGLKAVGESVREPLRYYDTNVGGTVTLCQAMAHAGVFNLLFSSSATVYGDCAMMPIDETCATGQPTNPYGQSKLMAENVMQSMVCSDERWSVGLLRYFNPIGAHKSGLLGEAPTSTPNNLLPYLLQVASGQRPALSVFGRDYDTPDGTGVRDYIHVVDLAEGHVKALDALRTQRGVQIWNLGTGLGYSVLEVVRAFEKVSGVQVPLVFEGRRAGDIARCWANPEKALNELGWSARRSLDRMLADAWRWECHLHQEEATTLVS comes from the coding sequence ATGATTTTGATTACGGGCGGTGCAGGCTACATCGGCGCACACGTAGCGCTGGAATTGATGCAACAGGGCGATGACGTACTGATCCTGGATAACCTTTGTAACAGTTACCGCTCGACCCTCGACCGGATCGCTGCACTGAGTGGCCGTCGCCCGGGGTTCATCCAGGGCGATGTGCGCAATCGCGGCTTGCTGGACCCGGTATTCGCCGACTACCCCATCGACGCCGTCGTGCACTGCGCGGGCCTGAAGGCGGTCGGCGAAAGCGTCCGCGAGCCTCTGCGTTACTACGACACCAATGTCGGCGGCACGGTGACGTTGTGCCAGGCCATGGCCCATGCCGGGGTGTTCAACCTGCTCTTCAGCTCGTCAGCCACGGTTTACGGGGATTGCGCCATGATGCCCATTGACGAAACCTGCGCCACCGGGCAGCCGACCAACCCTTACGGTCAGTCCAAGTTGATGGCCGAGAACGTGATGCAGAGCATGGTGTGCTCGGATGAACGCTGGTCGGTCGGGCTGCTGCGTTATTTCAATCCGATCGGCGCGCACAAGTCCGGCTTGCTGGGGGAAGCGCCCACCAGCACACCGAACAATTTGCTGCCGTACTTGTTGCAGGTCGCCAGCGGGCAGCGTCCAGCGCTCAGCGTGTTCGGCCGCGATTACGACACGCCCGACGGCACCGGGGTACGCGATTACATACATGTGGTGGACCTGGCCGAAGGGCATGTGAAGGCGCTGGATGCACTGCGCACCCAGCGTGGCGTGCAGATATGGAACCTGGGCACGGGCCTGGGTTATTCCGTGCTGGAGGTGGTGCGGGCGTTCGAGAAGGTGTCGGGGGTGCAGGTGCCGCTGGTTTTCGAGGGCCGTCGCGCGGGGGATATTGCGCGCTGCTGGGCCAATCCGGAAAAGGCCCTCAATGAACTGGGCTGGAGCGCGCGGCGTTCACTGGACCGCATGCTGGCCGACGCCTGGCGCTGGGAATGCCATCTGCATCAGGAAGAGGCTACGACACTGGTGAGCTGA
- a CDS encoding glycosyltransferase family 1 protein, whose translation MNLAEQPDSLSAVAIDHPLHSHPQTRPTLLCLSHLRWGFVYQRPQHVMSRLAQDYDVIFFEEPVFDDHATPHLDHSQPAPGIEVVVPRLAHGLSEEQVADAQRALLDELLQSRGAGELLLWYLTPMSLAFTDHLKGAVTIFDCMDELSAFRGAPPRLVDMERQLMTRADVVFTGGYSLWEAKQRQHDNAHPVPSSVDIEHFAAARQGLPEPADQAAIATPRLGFFGVIDERFDIDLVAQLAAQRPDWQIVLIGPVVKIDPATLPRLPNIHYLGGKRYEELPAYLAGWDVALMPFAINESTRFISPTKTPEYLAGGCPVVSTPIHDVIRGYGQSGAVTIADTASAFVAAIEAALGQKGSADFLRSADAALDGMSWDKTSRFMKEQIECLR comes from the coding sequence ATGAATCTTGCCGAACAACCTGACTCTTTATCCGCCGTCGCGATTGACCACCCACTCCACTCCCACCCGCAAACCCGTCCGACGCTGCTGTGCCTTTCGCACCTGCGCTGGGGGTTCGTGTACCAACGGCCTCAGCACGTGATGTCGCGCCTGGCGCAGGACTACGACGTGATCTTCTTCGAGGAGCCGGTGTTTGACGACCACGCCACGCCGCATCTGGATCATTCGCAGCCGGCGCCGGGTATCGAAGTCGTGGTGCCGCGCCTTGCGCATGGCTTGAGCGAAGAGCAAGTGGCCGACGCGCAACGCGCATTGCTGGATGAGCTGCTGCAATCCCGGGGCGCGGGCGAGTTGCTGCTGTGGTACCTCACTCCCATGAGCCTGGCTTTCACCGATCACCTGAAGGGCGCGGTGACCATCTTTGACTGCATGGACGAACTGTCGGCCTTCCGGGGTGCGCCGCCGCGTCTGGTGGACATGGAGCGCCAGCTGATGACCCGCGCCGACGTGGTGTTCACCGGTGGCTACAGCCTGTGGGAAGCCAAACAGCGTCAGCATGACAATGCGCATCCGGTGCCGAGCAGCGTTGACATCGAACACTTCGCCGCTGCCCGCCAGGGCTTGCCGGAACCCGCTGACCAGGCGGCCATTGCGACTCCGCGGCTGGGATTCTTTGGCGTCATCGACGAGCGGTTCGACATTGATCTGGTGGCGCAACTCGCGGCCCAACGTCCGGACTGGCAAATCGTTCTGATCGGGCCGGTGGTCAAAATTGACCCGGCGACGCTGCCCAGGCTGCCCAATATTCATTACCTCGGGGGCAAGCGCTATGAAGAGCTCCCGGCGTATCTCGCTGGCTGGGACGTCGCGCTGATGCCGTTCGCAATCAACGAGTCCACGCGCTTTATCAGCCCGACCAAAACCCCGGAATACCTCGCCGGCGGTTGCCCCGTGGTGTCAACGCCGATCCATGACGTCATCCGTGGTTACGGCCAGAGCGGCGCAGTCACCATCGCCGACACCGCCAGCGCGTTCGTCGCCGCCATAGAAGCCGCGCTGGGTCAGAAGGGCTCGGCGGATTTCCTGCGCAGCGCCGATGCCGCCCTTGATGGCATGTCGTGGGATAAAACCAGCCGTTTCATGAAGGAGCAGATCGAATGCCTAAGATAA
- a CDS encoding DUF6555 family protein produces MQHTQHYRIEYLFHGKPRWFYVCAKQMDNAEAWHWAAVDAGVADIPKYRCDRTIKLSKPKAERLGIDAVAWKPA; encoded by the coding sequence ATGCAACATACCCAACACTACCGGATCGAGTACCTGTTCCACGGCAAGCCTCGATGGTTCTACGTGTGCGCAAAGCAGATGGACAATGCAGAAGCGTGGCACTGGGCAGCCGTCGACGCCGGCGTCGCCGACATACCCAAATACCGGTGTGACAGGACCATCAAGTTGTCAAAACCCAAGGCCGAGCGGCTGGGCATAGATGCGGTGGCCTGGAAGCCGGCGTAA
- the cyoB gene encoding cytochrome o ubiquinol oxidase subunit I — protein MFGKLTWEAIPTSEPIVMYTLAIVMIIGVGGVGWITLKGSWGYLWREWFTSVDHKKIGCMYIIVALVMLLRGFSDAIMMRTQQALASDGSPGYLPPEHYDQIFTAHGVIMIFFMAMPFVVGLMNVVVPLQIGARDVAFPFLNALSFWLFVVGAMLVNVSLGIGEFARTGWVAYPPLSELGYSPGVGVDYYIWSLQISGIGTLLTGVNFFVTILKMRTQGMTLFKMPIFTWTSLCTSVLILAAFPILTATLAMLTVDRYLGMHWFTNEAGGNPMMYVNLIWAWGHPEVYILILPAFGIFSEIAATFSRKRLFGYVSLVWATIAITILSFIVWLHHFFTMGAGGNVNAFFGIMTMIIAVPTGVKIFTWLFTMYKGRIRFETPMLWTLGFIVTFSIGGMTGVLLAVPGADFMLHNSLFLIAHFHNVIIGGAVFGYMAGLTYWFPKMFGFRLNDKLGRIAFWCWLVGFYLAFMPSYVLGFMGMTRRLNHFDNPEWRPWLIVEVIGVGVILCGVASQALQIFISVRNRHAYADKTGDPWDGRTLEWATASPPPFYNFAEQPVVDDLDAYWGIKERGVSTLNHTDYRQIHMPRNTAAGLVMSVFAFICSFALVWHIWWLVIVSLLATVVTLVVRSMDEDTDYFVPAEEVARIEQARLKQLAEA, from the coding sequence ATGTTCGGGAAATTGACTTGGGAAGCGATCCCAACCAGCGAGCCCATCGTGATGTACACGCTGGCAATTGTGATGATCATCGGCGTTGGCGGTGTGGGCTGGATTACCCTCAAGGGCAGCTGGGGTTACCTGTGGCGCGAGTGGTTCACCTCGGTCGACCACAAGAAAATCGGCTGCATGTACATCATCGTCGCGCTGGTCATGTTGCTGCGCGGTTTCTCCGACGCCATCATGATGCGCACCCAGCAAGCGCTGGCCTCCGACGGCAGCCCGGGCTACTTGCCGCCCGAACATTACGACCAGATCTTCACCGCCCATGGCGTGATCATGATTTTCTTCATGGCCATGCCCTTTGTGGTCGGCCTGATGAACGTGGTGGTGCCGCTGCAGATCGGCGCGCGCGACGTGGCTTTCCCCTTCCTCAACGCGCTGAGCTTCTGGCTGTTCGTGGTCGGTGCGATGCTGGTCAACGTGTCGCTGGGCATCGGTGAGTTCGCACGCACCGGCTGGGTGGCCTATCCACCCTTGTCGGAGTTGGGCTACAGCCCCGGGGTGGGCGTGGATTACTACATCTGGTCGCTGCAGATATCAGGGATCGGCACGCTGCTCACCGGCGTGAACTTCTTCGTCACCATCCTCAAGATGCGCACCCAGGGCATGACGCTGTTCAAAATGCCGATCTTCACCTGGACCTCGCTGTGCACCTCGGTGCTGATCCTCGCCGCTTTCCCCATCCTGACCGCGACGTTGGCCATGCTGACGGTTGACCGCTATCTGGGCATGCACTGGTTCACCAACGAGGCCGGTGGCAACCCGATGATGTACGTCAACCTCATCTGGGCCTGGGGCCACCCTGAGGTGTACATCCTGATTTTGCCGGCGTTCGGGATCTTTTCGGAGATCGCCGCCACGTTCAGCCGCAAACGGCTGTTTGGTTACGTCTCCCTGGTGTGGGCGACCATCGCGATCACTATCCTGTCGTTCATCGTCTGGTTGCACCACTTCTTCACCATGGGCGCAGGCGGCAACGTCAATGCGTTCTTCGGGATCATGACGATGATCATCGCAGTGCCGACGGGGGTGAAGATCTTCACCTGGCTGTTCACCATGTACAAAGGCCGTATCCGCTTCGAAACGCCGATGCTGTGGACTCTGGGCTTTATCGTGACCTTCAGCATCGGCGGCATGACCGGGGTCTTGCTGGCGGTGCCCGGCGCGGATTTCATGCTGCACAACAGCCTGTTCCTGATCGCTCACTTCCACAACGTGATCATCGGCGGTGCGGTGTTCGGTTACATGGCCGGGCTGACTTACTGGTTCCCGAAAATGTTCGGCTTCAGGCTCAACGACAAGCTTGGGCGCATTGCATTCTGGTGCTGGCTGGTGGGCTTCTACCTGGCGTTCATGCCGTCCTATGTGCTCGGCTTCATGGGCATGACGCGCCGCCTGAATCACTTCGACAATCCGGAATGGCGTCCCTGGCTGATCGTTGAGGTCATCGGCGTCGGGGTCATTCTGTGCGGCGTGGCCAGCCAGGCGCTGCAGATCTTCATCAGCGTGCGCAACCGCCATGCCTACGCCGACAAGACGGGCGACCCATGGGACGGCCGCACGCTCGAATGGGCGACCGCCTCGCCACCGCCGTTCTACAACTTCGCCGAGCAACCGGTGGTGGATGATCTGGACGCCTACTGGGGGATCAAGGAGCGCGGCGTCAGCACCCTCAATCACACCGATTACCGGCAGATCCACATGCCGCGCAACACGGCGGCGGGCCTGGTCATGAGCGTGTTTGCCTTCATTTGCAGTTTCGCCCTGGTCTGGCATATCTGGTGGCTGGTGATTGTCAGCCTGCTCGCCACGGTCGTGACCCTGGTGGTGCGCAGCATGGACGAGGACACCGACTATTTCGTCCCGGCGGAGGAAGTGGCGCGCATCGAGCAGGCAAGACTTAAACAACTGGCGGAGGCCTAA
- a CDS encoding helix-turn-helix domain-containing protein: MEPLGSRLRKERKRLGLTQIAFARIGGVEPNAQSHYESGHRSPKADYLQRVCDAGVDMHYLFSGGAVRADPQGYEPREPSRMGRLLAGSHGEVLVSNRNAVGILGTLHQSLNHTTQVIADVATCFGTRPPDNREEQFAAQVRDFQEDSRRFIGLAMMKVQHSV, from the coding sequence ATGGAACCCCTTGGATCGCGATTGAGAAAAGAACGCAAACGGTTGGGCCTGACGCAGATTGCGTTCGCCCGGATCGGCGGTGTCGAACCCAACGCGCAGAGTCACTACGAGAGCGGTCATCGTTCCCCCAAGGCGGATTATCTGCAGCGGGTGTGTGATGCGGGAGTGGACATGCATTACCTGTTCTCCGGCGGGGCGGTTCGGGCTGATCCGCAAGGCTATGAACCCCGGGAGCCATCCCGCATGGGGCGCTTGTTGGCCGGCAGCCATGGCGAAGTGCTTGTCTCGAACCGCAACGCGGTCGGCATTCTGGGGACGCTGCATCAAAGTCTGAATCACACCACGCAAGTCATCGCCGACGTTGCGACCTGTTTCGGCACGCGCCCGCCAGACAACCGCGAGGAACAGTTCGCCGCGCAGGTGAGGGATTTTCAGGAAGACTCGCGACGCTTCATCGGGCTGGCAATGATGAAGGTGCAACACAGCGTTTGA
- the cyoA gene encoding ubiquinol oxidase subunit II, which yields MGTVRRCLCIGLSALLLSGCNLIVFNPKGQVAIDERNLIILATGLMLLVVIPVIVMMFLFAYRYRATNKSADYKPRWASSHKIEAVVWGVPLVIIIILGIVTWVTTHALDPYRPLDSDVPPVNVQVVATDWKWLFIYPDLGIATVNELALPVHTPVSFTITSDAAMTSFFIPALGGQIYAMAGMQTRLHLIANETGEFRGIAANYNGQGFSDMHFSTLSTTRADFDAWVSKVKASPQKLDRTAYDTLAKPTIGHRIEYYSNVDQGLFMAIVDKYEGMNKGKAAENREAKAQPTDTGTGAMTTEDTMAKER from the coding sequence ATGGGAACTGTGAGGCGCTGTTTGTGCATCGGCTTATCGGCCTTGTTGTTATCGGGCTGCAACCTGATTGTCTTCAACCCGAAAGGCCAGGTCGCGATTGACGAACGCAATCTGATCATTTTGGCCACCGGGCTCATGTTGCTGGTGGTCATCCCTGTGATCGTCATGATGTTTCTGTTCGCGTACCGCTATCGGGCGACCAACAAGTCAGCCGATTACAAACCGCGCTGGGCCAGTTCCCACAAAATCGAAGCAGTGGTGTGGGGCGTGCCCCTGGTGATCATCATCATTCTGGGCATCGTTACCTGGGTGACAACCCACGCACTGGATCCCTACCGACCCCTGGATTCCGATGTGCCGCCGGTGAACGTTCAAGTGGTCGCCACGGACTGGAAATGGCTGTTCATCTACCCGGACCTTGGCATCGCCACGGTCAACGAACTGGCATTGCCCGTCCACACGCCTGTCAGTTTCACCATCACCTCCGATGCGGCGATGACGTCGTTCTTCATTCCTGCGCTCGGCGGGCAGATTTATGCCATGGCCGGCATGCAGACCCGGCTGCACCTGATCGCCAACGAGACCGGCGAGTTTCGCGGCATCGCGGCCAATTACAACGGCCAGGGCTTTTCCGACATGCACTTCAGCACCCTGTCCACCACTCGGGCCGACTTCGACGCGTGGGTCAGCAAAGTCAAAGCTTCGCCGCAGAAACTGGACCGTACCGCATATGACACGCTGGCCAAGCCCACCATCGGCCATCGCATCGAGTACTACTCGAACGTCGATCAGGGCCTGTTCATGGCCATCGTCGACAAGTACGAAGGCATGAATAAGGGCAAAGCCGCAGAGAACCGTGAAGCCAAGGCTCAGCCGACGGACACCGGGACAGGCGCCATGACAACCGAAGACACGATGGCAAAGGAGCGTTGA
- a CDS encoding putative bifunctional diguanylate cyclase/phosphodiesterase, with protein sequence MKFLPFKRLKALVSVPRTNARLLEAQYIALSRQLPMMYVILLINTLALAATHYAVAPTWLTVYIPLVLTLVGGLRAGIWWHSRGQRISTEQIHKKLTRTNQLTVFIAFGFTIWSLLLFPYGDTYTKSHVAFYMAITVIVCIFCLMHLPSSAMMTTAVVNIAFVAFFATAGNATYTAMAANVFLVSLAMIVVLQNHYGEFTRLVNMQIRTEKLSDDNQRLANEDSLTGLPNRRQFFSMLERELVKAREDGSRLAIGMIDLDGFKPINDSYGHGVGDKLLRQVGERLLAFASDQLHVARLGGDEFGLIMVNAGAESVLVKQGMALCRAMRQPFVIGDIQVTISASMGLVVFPDLASTATECYEFADYALYSSKRETPGELCMFSASQHQRLKRDVLTEQGLRQANVEEEFTLVFQPIIDIRTSRTVAFEALARWMSPKLGSVAPGHFIGVAERIGLVNRLTPPLLAKAMQAAQSWPVDVRLSFNLSAHDCSSMEAVEQLIGVIRGSGFDATRLDLEITETAVIKDLVQAQRAINAFRELGCGISLDDFGTGYSSLSQLHALPLTKLKIDRTFVTDIHQNPASYKIVKSLLALSQDMGLQCISEGVETEAELQALRSLGCTLVQGYLFSRPMLLEQTLSWVGPERDAALVV encoded by the coding sequence ATGAAATTCCTGCCTTTTAAACGATTGAAAGCGCTGGTCAGCGTTCCGCGAACCAACGCCCGCCTGCTGGAAGCGCAATACATCGCGCTGTCCAGACAACTCCCGATGATGTACGTGATCCTGCTGATCAACACCCTCGCCCTGGCGGCCACCCACTACGCAGTGGCACCCACTTGGCTCACGGTGTACATCCCGCTGGTGCTGACCCTGGTGGGCGGGCTGCGGGCCGGCATCTGGTGGCACAGCCGCGGTCAGCGTATTTCCACCGAGCAAATCCACAAAAAGCTGACGCGCACCAACCAGCTCACCGTGTTTATCGCATTCGGTTTCACGATCTGGTCGTTGCTGCTGTTTCCCTATGGCGACACCTACACCAAGTCGCACGTGGCCTTCTACATGGCAATTACGGTGATTGTCTGCATCTTCTGTCTGATGCATCTGCCCTCCTCCGCCATGATGACCACAGCGGTGGTCAACATCGCCTTTGTGGCGTTCTTCGCCACCGCCGGCAATGCCACTTACACGGCCATGGCGGCCAACGTTTTTCTGGTTTCGCTGGCGATGATCGTGGTGCTGCAAAACCATTACGGCGAGTTCACCCGGCTGGTGAACATGCAGATCCGTACCGAGAAACTCAGCGACGACAATCAGCGCCTGGCCAACGAAGACAGCCTGACCGGGTTGCCCAACCGGCGGCAGTTTTTCAGCATGCTCGAGCGCGAGCTGGTCAAGGCGCGAGAAGACGGCTCACGGCTTGCCATCGGCATGATTGATCTGGACGGTTTCAAGCCCATCAACGACTCCTACGGCCATGGCGTGGGCGACAAACTGCTGCGTCAGGTGGGCGAGCGTCTGCTGGCGTTCGCCAGCGACCAGCTCCACGTGGCTCGACTGGGCGGCGATGAATTCGGCCTGATCATGGTCAACGCCGGCGCCGAAAGCGTACTGGTCAAGCAAGGCATGGCTCTGTGTCGGGCCATGCGTCAGCCCTTCGTCATCGGTGACATCCAGGTGACGATCAGCGCGTCCATGGGTCTGGTGGTGTTCCCCGACCTGGCGAGCACCGCAACCGAATGTTATGAGTTTGCCGACTACGCCTTGTACAGCAGCAAGCGCGAGACGCCCGGGGAGCTGTGCATGTTTTCCGCCAGTCAGCATCAGCGCCTCAAGCGCGATGTGCTCACCGAACAGGGCCTGCGCCAGGCCAATGTCGAGGAAGAGTTCACGCTGGTGTTTCAGCCGATCATCGACATCCGCACCTCGCGCACCGTGGCCTTCGAAGCCTTGGCCCGATGGATGAGTCCAAAGCTGGGCAGCGTCGCGCCCGGGCACTTTATCGGCGTGGCTGAACGGATCGGCCTGGTCAACCGCCTGACCCCGCCGCTGCTGGCCAAGGCCATGCAGGCCGCACAGTCATGGCCGGTGGACGTGCGCCTGTCATTCAACCTGTCGGCGCACGACTGCTCGTCGATGGAGGCGGTTGAGCAGTTGATCGGCGTCATCCGTGGAAGTGGTTTCGACGCCACGCGGCTCGACCTGGAAATCACCGAGACCGCGGTTATCAAGGACCTGGTGCAAGCGCAACGGGCGATCAATGCGTTTCGGGAATTGGGTTGCGGCATCTCGCTGGACGACTTCGGCACCGGGTATTCAAGCCTCAGTCAGCTCCATGCCTTGCCGCTGACCAAACTCAAAATCGACCGCACCTTTGTCACCGATATCCACCAGAACCCGGCGAGTTACAAAATCGTCAAGTCGCTGCTGGCGTTGAGCCAGGACATGGGTTTGCAGTGCATCAGCGAGGGCGTCGAGACCGAGGCCGAACTGCAGGCATTGCGCAGCCTCGGTTGCACGCTGGTTCAGGGTTACCTGTTCTCGCGGCCAATGCTCCTTGAACAAACGCTGAGCTGGGTCGGCCCCGAACGGGATGCGGCGCTGGTCGTTTAA
- a CDS encoding OBAP family protein codes for MLACVALSGCASDDTQSNVPSPGKPTSATLGVLDAGAAVLQSRPPIDALNAYLDGFHFYNGHPDVQMEAHHYCSVLSESFIQCVIYDGNVKDAKLMGVEYIISAELFAQLPAGEKRLWHSHAHEVKSGQLVAPGIPDTAEHALMAKLANTYGKTWHTWHTDQDKQLPLGVPQLMMGFTADGQADPAMVEQRNRRMGISTEQTRANRADIKAQPVLQGADAWQHGDAVQLADPTGREHIMQPQKHSPPGTNSRSAASQTDS; via the coding sequence ATGTTGGCCTGTGTTGCACTCAGCGGCTGCGCGAGTGATGACACGCAATCCAATGTGCCCAGCCCGGGAAAACCCACCAGTGCCACCTTGGGCGTGCTGGACGCAGGTGCAGCTGTACTCCAGTCCAGGCCGCCCATTGACGCCTTGAACGCCTACCTGGACGGATTCCATTTCTACAACGGCCATCCGGACGTGCAAATGGAAGCGCATCACTACTGCTCCGTGCTCAGCGAGTCGTTTATTCAGTGCGTCATCTACGACGGCAACGTTAAGGACGCCAAGCTGATGGGCGTCGAATACATCATCAGCGCCGAGCTCTTTGCGCAGCTGCCGGCAGGTGAAAAGCGTCTTTGGCACAGCCATGCCCACGAAGTGAAATCAGGCCAGTTGGTGGCGCCGGGCATCCCCGACACCGCCGAGCATGCCTTGATGGCCAAGCTCGCCAACACCTACGGCAAGACCTGGCATACCTGGCACACCGACCAGGACAAGCAGCTGCCGCTCGGTGTCCCGCAGTTGATGATGGGCTTCACGGCTGACGGCCAGGCCGATCCCGCCATGGTCGAGCAACGTAATCGGCGCATGGGCATCAGCACTGAACAGACGCGCGCTAATCGCGCCGATATCAAGGCCCAGCCGGTCCTTCAGGGCGCGGATGCCTGGCAGCATGGGGACGCCGTGCAGCTGGCGGACCCGACCGGCCGCGAACATATCATGCAACCGCAAAAGCACTCGCCTCCGGGCACCAACAGCCGATCTGCCGCCTCCCAGACCGACTCCTAG
- the cyoD gene encoding cytochrome o ubiquinol oxidase subunit IV, whose protein sequence is MYTQSPVKSSAGSSHGSKRSYTNGFIMSVVLTIVPFAMTMYPSLPRNATAWLIIVMAVVQIFVHLKYFLHLDTAAEQRWNMVALVFSAIIIVLLVGLSIWIMSSIHHNMLAH, encoded by the coding sequence ATGTATACCCAAAGCCCTGTGAAAAGCTCCGCCGGCAGCAGCCACGGCAGCAAACGTTCCTACACCAACGGCTTTATCATGTCAGTCGTGCTGACCATCGTGCCGTTTGCGATGACGATGTACCCCTCGCTGCCGCGCAATGCGACCGCATGGCTCATCATCGTCATGGCAGTGGTGCAGATTTTCGTTCACCTGAAGTACTTCCTGCACCTGGACACCGCTGCCGAACAACGCTGGAATATGGTTGCTCTGGTGTTTTCGGCAATCATCATCGTGCTGCTGGTCGGCCTGTCGATCTGGATCATGAGCAGCATCCATCACAACATGCTGGCGCATTAG
- the cyoC gene encoding cytochrome o ubiquinol oxidase subunit III gives MSNSVLNTDIAHSQEHGHEDAGSLTVFGFWIYLMTDCILFATLFAGYAVLRDSVAGGPSTVDIFELPYVLTETMLLLFSSITYGYAMLAMNRDEPTYVIRWLGLTFLLGLGFIGMEINEFHHLIQEGYGPDRSGFLTAFFTLVGTHGAHVATGLVWMAILMWQVKRKGINTTTATRLSCLSLFWHFLDVVWICVFTVVYLLGVV, from the coding sequence ATGTCAAACAGTGTGCTGAATACGGATATTGCCCACAGCCAGGAGCATGGGCATGAGGACGCGGGGTCATTGACGGTCTTCGGTTTCTGGATCTACCTGATGACCGACTGCATTCTGTTTGCGACGCTGTTTGCAGGCTATGCGGTGCTGCGCGACAGCGTTGCGGGCGGACCCTCTACCGTCGACATCTTCGAACTGCCGTATGTGCTCACCGAAACCATGTTGCTGTTGTTCAGCAGCATCACCTACGGCTACGCCATGCTGGCGATGAATCGCGACGAACCCACCTACGTGATCCGCTGGCTGGGGCTGACGTTTCTGCTCGGCCTGGGCTTCATCGGCATGGAGATCAATGAGTTTCATCATCTGATCCAGGAAGGCTACGGGCCAGACCGCAGCGGGTTCCTGACCGCCTTCTTCACGCTGGTCGGAACTCACGGCGCACACGTCGCCACCGGGCTGGTCTGGATGGCAATTCTGATGTGGCAAGTCAAGCGCAAGGGCATCAACACCACGACCGCTACCCGCCTGAGTTGCCTGAGCCTGTTCTGGCACTTCCTCGATGTGGTCTGGATCTGCGTCTTCACTGTCGTTTACTTGCTGGGAGTGGTTTGA
- a CDS encoding ferritin-like domain-containing protein, translating to MATPQENLLDWLRDAHAMEQQAEKMLKAQSERLEHYPDLKARIDQHIKETLGQQELIDGCLTRLGGSPSTLKDLGGKLMAFGQAVGGSMMSDEVIKGSMAGYVFENVEIAMYTVLIAAAKAAGDHETQAVCEKILPQEQAMAKWILEHLPQTTEAFLIRSEAPNTEAKK from the coding sequence ATGGCAACTCCACAAGAAAACCTGCTCGACTGGCTGCGCGACGCTCACGCAATGGAGCAGCAGGCCGAGAAGATGCTCAAGGCGCAGTCCGAACGCCTGGAGCATTACCCTGACCTGAAAGCCCGCATCGATCAGCACATCAAGGAAACCCTCGGGCAGCAGGAGCTGATCGACGGCTGCCTGACACGTCTTGGCGGGAGCCCTTCGACGCTGAAAGACCTGGGCGGCAAACTCATGGCGTTCGGCCAGGCGGTCGGCGGCTCGATGATGAGCGACGAAGTGATCAAAGGCTCGATGGCCGGCTATGTGTTCGAAAACGTCGAGATTGCGATGTACACCGTGCTGATCGCGGCAGCCAAAGCGGCGGGTGATCACGAGACCCAGGCGGTGTGCGAGAAGATCCTGCCCCAGGAGCAGGCCATGGCGAAGTGGATACTCGAGCATTTGCCGCAAACCACCGAGGCGTTCCTGATCCGCTCGGAAGCACCCAATACCGAAGCAAAAAAATAG
- a CDS encoding metallothionein, with protein MVSPVGSQRCACPKCTCDAAPESKFTRNDEAYCSLACADQHPAGAPCPDAACHCEEVSQEQQTGVSEPQLDEAVEETFPASDPISP; from the coding sequence ATGGTTTCGCCTGTTGGTTCTCAAAGATGCGCGTGCCCCAAGTGCACATGCGATGCCGCACCAGAAAGTAAATTTACCCGCAATGACGAGGCTTATTGCAGTCTCGCCTGCGCCGATCAACACCCGGCGGGTGCTCCTTGCCCTGATGCGGCGTGTCATTGCGAAGAGGTCAGTCAGGAACAACAAACCGGCGTCAGCGAGCCGCAACTTGACGAAGCGGTTGAAGAGACTTTCCCGGCAAGTGACCCGATCTCTCCATAA